From a single Shewanella denitrificans OS217 genomic region:
- a CDS encoding Trp family transcriptional regulator, which produces MRAGWELVVDKVLTHNNVVELTTLFNLLLTEEERSAVAGRLKVFQLLLAGDLSQRQIAAEFEISIATITRCSNYLKHMTAEEKAKVKGLIL; this is translated from the coding sequence ATGCGCGCTGGATGGGAACTCGTGGTCGATAAAGTGCTAACACACAACAATGTGGTTGAACTCACGACCTTATTTAATTTGCTGCTAACAGAAGAAGAGCGCAGCGCAGTTGCCGGTCGTCTTAAGGTTTTTCAGTTGTTGCTAGCAGGGGATCTCAGTCAAAGGCAGATTGCCGCGGAGTTTGAGATTAGCATAGCGACCATCACACGCTGCTCAAACTACCTTAAACATATGACGGCTGAAGAGAAGGCTAAAGTAAAAGGCTTGATCCTTTAA
- a CDS encoding c-type cytochrome, translated as MKKFAIALLGTSLLASVAQANNFDDANDAINYRQSAFGLIAYQFGDMSAMLKGKKEFNQAVFASRASNVAALAKLPHEGFIPGSEKGKTDASANIWQDKADFDDKMAAFVNNAALLAQAAQTGDKNSMKQAFMETGKSCKGCHDVYKKD; from the coding sequence ATGAAAAAATTCGCAATCGCGCTATTAGGCACTAGCTTATTAGCCTCAGTCGCTCAGGCTAACAACTTCGATGATGCCAACGATGCAATTAACTACCGTCAATCTGCTTTCGGATTAATTGCCTATCAGTTTGGCGATATGAGTGCCATGTTAAAAGGCAAAAAAGAATTCAACCAAGCCGTTTTTGCCAGTCGAGCAAGCAATGTTGCAGCCTTGGCTAAACTCCCCCATGAAGGTTTTATTCCGGGTTCAGAAAAAGGTAAGACAGATGCTTCAGCCAACATTTGGCAGGATAAAGCCGATTTCGATGACAAGATGGCTGCATTTGTTAATAACGCCGCGTTACTGGCTCAAGCGGCCCAAACCGGCGATAAAAACTCAATGAAGCAAGCCTTTATGGAGACAGGAAAAAGCTGTAAAGGCTGTCATGACGTTTATAAAAAAGACTAA
- a CDS encoding cytochrome b/b6 domain-containing protein — protein MSSAEIKVRVWDVSTRLFHWLMFILLGGLWLTAEQGEMQWHQVLAYCLLILISFRLLWGFVGSDTAKFKAFVVPPSQALNYLTTTPKPQSIGHNPLGGYMVLLMLTVLLTQLVTGLFSTDEIFTEGPLFYLVDESVALGLTWLHKTNFNVLLGCVAVHILAVLFHWFKGENLIKPMFTGDKVLSVEHAPVSTPKMKSGVIALIIVAAFALPVWLYLLKPVLDYI, from the coding sequence ATGAGTTCAGCTGAGATAAAAGTCAGAGTGTGGGATGTTTCAACCCGCTTATTTCATTGGTTAATGTTTATTCTACTCGGTGGACTCTGGCTAACGGCCGAGCAAGGCGAGATGCAATGGCATCAAGTGCTAGCATATTGTTTATTGATTTTAATTAGCTTTCGTCTGCTTTGGGGATTTGTTGGTAGTGATACTGCAAAATTTAAGGCCTTTGTTGTGCCACCATCTCAGGCGCTTAACTATTTAACTACTACACCTAAACCCCAGTCGATTGGCCATAACCCTTTGGGTGGTTATATGGTGCTCTTGATGCTGACTGTGTTATTGACTCAATTAGTCACTGGCTTGTTTTCAACCGATGAAATTTTTACTGAAGGCCCTTTGTTTTATCTTGTGGATGAGTCGGTGGCGTTAGGATTAACATGGCTGCATAAGACTAATTTTAATGTACTGCTCGGGTGCGTTGCAGTGCACATCTTGGCGGTATTATTTCATTGGTTTAAAGGCGAGAACCTTATCAAGCCCATGTTTACCGGTGATAAAGTGCTTAGTGTTGAACATGCGCCTGTGAGCACTCCAAAGATGAAGTCGGGGGTGATTGCTTTAATTATAGTGGCAGCATTCGCACTACCTGTGTGGCTCTATTTACTGAAACCCGTGTTAGATTATATCTAA